The following proteins come from a genomic window of Kocuria palustris:
- a CDS encoding cytochrome c oxidase assembly protein, with amino-acid sequence MSSTANSTGTAQQRRSGRGPALGGGSSPSTGPGVVHGLSPWWIAGVLVVVLLSLLGALAFSGASAPQEVADPGAAVRWGLPIAEALRDTGMIVALGSVLLAVSVLPHRQRSGRGRSPRARAGEQEPESPLFARTVALAGASSIVWTVASVAVLILTYADVSGVQLSASSDYTRQLVSFATEIPTGQAIAVGTIVAAVTTTLLFGLRSRLGLAAAMAVGCLAIVTMALNGHSAGGDDHMGAVNSLGLHLLGVCLWAGGLAALAWISPQLAADTTTSALPIGTRGRRGAESGQAARGRRVPTIAVVLHRFSTLALCCYALVLASGIINAGVRIGTWEQLTSDYGVLALLKLLLTLLLGVAGLMHRRAVIPALEAGKVSGRRAVWQVILGELVLMGALIGVAVALGNSAPPVPEELSDNASPARILTFYELPPAPTPEGLVTMWRFDWLWVAVIAVLGLSYAWALWKLARTGGRWSPLRAVSWFAGLALLMYATSGGLAIYARVLFSAHMVEHMSLTMIIPVFLVLGSPVTLLLRALEPRQDGTRGPREWILRLVHSTWGKVVTHPIFASVNFAASIVIFYFTDLLSVTLRYHVGHEFMMAHFLFTGYMFALVLVGQDPIPYRPPHFMRLVLLIATMVYHAFVGVTIMGMDSLLEASWFGNMGRPWGASAIEDQQMGGALMWGIGELPTAILAVVVAIQWAMDGKRENRRVDREADRTGDAELEAYNEMMQSLAERERR; translated from the coding sequence ATGAGCAGCACGGCGAACTCGACCGGGACCGCCCAGCAGCGGCGGTCGGGGCGAGGCCCCGCCCTCGGAGGCGGATCCTCGCCCTCCACCGGGCCCGGGGTCGTCCACGGCCTCTCGCCCTGGTGGATCGCAGGGGTGCTCGTGGTGGTGCTGCTGTCGCTTCTGGGTGCCCTGGCCTTCTCGGGCGCCTCCGCCCCGCAGGAGGTCGCCGATCCGGGAGCCGCAGTGCGCTGGGGTCTGCCGATCGCCGAGGCGCTGCGGGACACGGGCATGATCGTCGCGCTCGGGTCCGTGCTGCTGGCCGTGTCGGTGCTCCCGCACCGGCAGCGCTCGGGGCGGGGCCGCTCGCCTCGGGCCCGCGCGGGGGAGCAGGAGCCCGAGTCCCCGCTGTTCGCGCGCACCGTCGCTCTGGCCGGGGCGTCGTCGATCGTGTGGACCGTGGCCTCGGTCGCGGTGCTGATCCTGACCTATGCCGATGTCTCCGGGGTGCAGCTGTCCGCCAGCTCGGACTACACGCGCCAGCTCGTGAGCTTCGCGACCGAGATCCCCACGGGGCAGGCGATCGCCGTGGGCACGATCGTCGCCGCCGTGACCACGACCCTGCTCTTCGGCCTGCGCTCCCGGCTGGGACTGGCCGCGGCCATGGCGGTCGGCTGCCTCGCGATCGTGACCATGGCCCTCAACGGCCACAGCGCCGGCGGCGACGATCACATGGGCGCGGTCAACTCCCTGGGTCTGCACCTGCTCGGCGTCTGCCTCTGGGCCGGCGGGCTCGCCGCTCTGGCGTGGATCTCGCCGCAGCTGGCCGCGGACACCACCACTTCGGCACTGCCGATCGGCACGCGCGGGCGCCGCGGCGCCGAGTCCGGGCAGGCCGCCCGAGGCCGCCGCGTCCCCACCATCGCCGTGGTCCTGCATCGCTTCTCGACCCTGGCGCTGTGCTGCTATGCCCTCGTGCTGGCCTCCGGGATCATCAACGCCGGGGTGCGCATCGGCACCTGGGAGCAGCTCACCAGCGACTACGGGGTCCTGGCACTGCTCAAGCTCCTGCTGACCCTGCTGCTGGGCGTGGCCGGTCTCATGCACCGCCGCGCAGTGATCCCCGCGCTCGAGGCGGGGAAGGTCTCGGGGCGCCGAGCCGTATGGCAGGTCATCCTGGGCGAGCTCGTGCTCATGGGCGCGCTGATCGGCGTCGCCGTAGCACTCGGCAACTCGGCGCCCCCGGTGCCCGAGGAGCTCTCCGACAACGCCTCCCCGGCGCGCATCCTCACGTTCTACGAGCTGCCGCCGGCGCCGACGCCCGAGGGCCTGGTCACCATGTGGCGCTTCGACTGGCTGTGGGTCGCGGTCATCGCCGTGCTGGGCCTGTCCTACGCCTGGGCCCTGTGGAAGCTCGCGCGCACCGGCGGGCGCTGGTCGCCCCTGCGCGCAGTGTCCTGGTTCGCCGGCCTGGCCCTGCTGATGTACGCGACGTCCGGCGGTCTGGCCATCTACGCGCGGGTGCTGTTCTCCGCGCACATGGTCGAGCACATGTCGCTGACCATGATCATCCCGGTGTTCCTGGTCCTGGGCTCGCCCGTCACCCTGCTCCTGCGGGCCCTGGAGCCGCGCCAGGACGGCACTCGCGGACCGCGCGAGTGGATCCTGCGCCTGGTCCACTCCACCTGGGGCAAGGTCGTCACGCACCCGATCTTCGCCTCGGTGAACTTCGCGGCCTCGATCGTGATCTTCTACTTCACGGACCTGCTGTCGGTCACGCTGCGCTACCACGTGGGCCACGAGTTCATGATGGCCCACTTCCTGTTCACCGGGTACATGTTCGCCCTGGTGCTCGTGGGCCAGGACCCCATCCCGTACCGGCCGCCGCACTTCATGCGACTGGTCCTGCTGATCGCCACGATGGTCTACCACGCGTTCGTGGGCGTCACGATCATGGGCATGGACTCCCTGCTGGAGGCCTCCTGGTTCGGCAACATGGGCCGTCCTTGGGGCGCCTCGGCGATCGAGGACCAGCAGATGGGCGGAGCCCTGATGTGGGGCATCGGCGAGCTGCCCACGGCCATCCTGGCCGTCGTCGTGGCCATCCAGTGGGCCATGGACGGCAAGCGCGAGAACCGCCGGGTGGATCGCGAGGCGGATCGCACCGGCGATGCCGAGCTCGAGGCCTACAACGAGATGATGCAGTCGCTGGCCGAGCGCGAGCGCCGCTGA
- a CDS encoding Dyp-type peroxidase — protein MTQRRPDPAARSRGAQQGPVEAQGGSAQPPWAAAGAPQGESRPARGLSRRGLFGAGGAVGAAAAAGLGAVGLGASRLSVPTRSGGSNAQAEEAQPAFIGDIAEDFHGERQAGIDTPAQGFAAFLGIDLTEGTTREDLRRMLVVLTQDAAELTEGQAPIGDQEPELALNPSRLTVTFGFGSGLMRILAPAAAPSWLAPLPEFSIDQLQPRWSDGDLLLQLCCEDPLTLAHAQRVLLKDVRGFGQVRWVQDGFRTAAGAEPAGTTPRNLFGQVDGTVDTAAGTPEHERIVWGQGEDAFEPWIQNGTSLVLRRIHMNLDTWDEVDRIGREDAVGRTLDTGAPLTGEHEHDEPDFEATTPVGFPVISDYSHMRRARHPDERVRIHRRVYNYDMPVSGASGFSRHDETEGGVSDSGLLFASYQSDPAQQFLPIQQRLDELDMLNTWTVPIGSSVFAIPPACEPGGFVGEQLW, from the coding sequence GTGACACAGCGCCGTCCCGATCCTGCTGCGCGCTCCCGCGGCGCGCAGCAGGGCCCGGTCGAGGCCCAGGGCGGCTCAGCGCAGCCGCCCTGGGCTGCGGCCGGGGCGCCTCAGGGCGAGTCCCGTCCCGCGCGGGGCCTGTCCCGGCGCGGGCTGTTCGGCGCAGGCGGCGCCGTGGGAGCTGCCGCTGCGGCTGGCCTGGGCGCTGTCGGTCTGGGCGCCTCCAGGCTGTCCGTGCCGACGCGCTCGGGAGGCTCGAACGCTCAGGCGGAAGAGGCTCAGCCCGCGTTCATCGGCGACATCGCCGAGGACTTCCACGGCGAGCGCCAGGCCGGCATCGACACCCCCGCGCAGGGTTTCGCGGCCTTCCTGGGCATCGATCTGACCGAGGGCACCACGCGCGAGGACCTGCGCCGCATGCTCGTCGTGCTCACCCAGGACGCCGCCGAGCTGACCGAGGGCCAGGCCCCGATCGGCGACCAGGAGCCCGAGCTGGCGCTGAACCCGTCGAGGCTCACGGTGACCTTCGGCTTCGGGTCGGGGCTGATGCGGATCCTGGCCCCGGCGGCCGCCCCGTCGTGGCTGGCCCCGCTGCCGGAGTTCTCGATCGATCAGCTGCAGCCGCGCTGGAGCGACGGCGACCTGCTGCTGCAGCTGTGCTGCGAGGACCCGCTGACCCTGGCGCACGCTCAGCGCGTGCTGCTCAAGGACGTCCGAGGCTTCGGGCAGGTGCGCTGGGTGCAGGACGGGTTCCGCACCGCCGCCGGAGCCGAACCCGCGGGCACCACGCCGCGCAACCTGTTCGGGCAGGTCGACGGCACCGTCGACACCGCCGCAGGCACGCCCGAGCACGAGAGGATCGTGTGGGGCCAGGGCGAGGACGCGTTCGAGCCCTGGATCCAGAACGGCACCTCCTTGGTGCTGCGCCGGATCCACATGAACCTGGACACCTGGGACGAGGTCGACCGCATCGGGCGCGAGGACGCCGTGGGACGCACCTTGGACACCGGGGCGCCCCTGACCGGTGAGCACGAGCACGACGAGCCCGACTTCGAGGCCACGACCCCCGTGGGGTTCCCCGTGATCTCGGACTACTCGCACATGCGCCGGGCGCGGCACCCCGATGAGCGGGTGCGCATCCACCGGCGGGTCTACAACTACGACATGCCCGTCAGCGGGGCCTCCGGGTTCTCCCGCCACGACGAGACGGAGGGCGGGGTCAGCGACTCCGGTCTGCTGTTCGCGTCGTATCAGTCGGATCCGGCCCAGCAGTTCCTCCCGATCCAGCAGCGCCTGGACGAGCTCGACATGCTCAACACCTGGACGGTGCCGATCGGGTCCTCGGTGTTCGCGATCCCGCCGGCCTGCGAGCCGGGCGGATTCGTGGGGGAGCAGCTGTGGTGA
- a CDS encoding copper chaperone PCu(A)C — MSAQAAARRRLLPAAAAVGGLLLLSGCAVGQDAPDGDSASSSASSSAEAQGGDQLGVEQPWIKAADSGMTAAFGQLRNDGDTAVTLTGASADGIAGEVELHETVADPETGATKMQALEDPIVIEPGETVTLEPGGQHIMLMDLQCAPMAGTELSVQLQFEGGQEQSLRLPVRDYAGAKEEYAPGEEPTAGESPEHADESMEGMDHGDMAGMEDSSSEALPMCEEAA, encoded by the coding sequence ATGAGCGCGCAGGCAGCCGCGCGGCGGCGCCTTCTGCCCGCTGCGGCCGCCGTGGGCGGCCTGCTCCTGCTGTCCGGCTGCGCCGTGGGACAGGACGCCCCGGACGGCGACTCGGCCTCCAGCAGCGCCTCGAGCAGCGCCGAGGCGCAGGGCGGCGATCAGCTGGGCGTCGAGCAGCCCTGGATCAAGGCGGCCGATAGCGGGATGACCGCCGCCTTCGGGCAGCTGCGCAACGACGGCGACACCGCCGTCACCCTGACCGGCGCCTCTGCCGACGGCATCGCGGGCGAGGTCGAGCTGCACGAGACCGTCGCGGATCCGGAGACCGGGGCCACCAAGATGCAGGCGCTGGAGGACCCGATCGTGATCGAGCCGGGGGAGACCGTGACCCTCGAACCGGGTGGGCAGCACATCATGCTCATGGATCTGCAGTGCGCCCCCATGGCCGGCACCGAGCTGAGCGTGCAGCTGCAGTTCGAGGGCGGTCAGGAGCAGAGCCTCCGGCTGCCCGTGCGCGACTACGCCGGTGCCAAGGAGGAGTACGCACCGGGCGAGGAGCCCACCGCCGGTGAGAGCCCGGAACATGCCGACGAGAGCATGGAGGGCATGGATCACGGTGACATGGCGGGGATGGAGGACTCCTCCTCGGAGGCGCTGCCCATGTGCGAGGAGGCTGCGTGA
- a CDS encoding copper resistance CopC family protein, producing the protein MSISKHTMSAGAGLAAAALIAMPAPALAHDSLTGSSPESGASSAEAPQGIDLTFSAAPQDIGLDIRVSGPDGSDVTDGEPEIQGTTVTQPLSDQADEPGEYSVVWRVVSSDGHPIEGAYDYTVEGGEASASQEPAGGEPAEGSSSAGASGSAQAPESASPDADDAPTEGQDDDQPSSDTGDESSSGTALWLLIGGGVVVLGAVAAAVVMMRRMGR; encoded by the coding sequence ATGTCCATCAGCAAGCACACCATGAGCGCGGGGGCCGGACTGGCCGCTGCCGCGCTGATCGCCATGCCGGCACCGGCGCTGGCACACGACAGCCTCACCGGCTCGAGCCCCGAGAGCGGGGCCTCGAGCGCTGAGGCTCCCCAGGGGATCGATCTGACGTTCTCCGCGGCCCCGCAGGACATCGGCCTCGATATCCGCGTCAGCGGGCCCGACGGCTCGGACGTGACGGACGGCGAGCCCGAGATCCAGGGAACGACGGTCACCCAGCCCCTGTCGGATCAGGCGGACGAGCCGGGCGAGTACTCCGTCGTGTGGCGGGTGGTCTCCTCCGACGGGCACCCGATCGAGGGCGCCTACGACTACACGGTCGAGGGCGGGGAGGCCAGCGCCTCGCAGGAGCCCGCAGGCGGGGAGCCGGCCGAGGGGTCGTCGTCCGCCGGGGCATCCGGCTCGGCGCAGGCCCCGGAGTCGGCCTCCCCGGACGCGGACGACGCCCCGACCGAGGGGCAGGACGACGACCAGCCTTCGTCCGACACTGGGGACGAGTCGTCCTCCGGCACAGCCCTGTGGCTGCTGATCGGCGGCGGCGTCGTCGTGCTGGGTGCCGTCGCTGCGGCCGTCGTGATGATGCGGAGGATGGGGCGATGA